In bacterium, the following proteins share a genomic window:
- a CDS encoding GNAT family N-acetyltransferase, whose product QKAFNEIQKAVTEKAGAEHFGGVTVQPMIKFEGYEIILGSSIDPQFGPVLLFGLGGQLVEVFKDRALALPPLTTTLARRMMERTKIYTALKGVRGRKSVDMDELEQIMVRFGQLVTEQPWVKEIDINPLLAGSEKIVALDARIIVHDLDVTEAELPKPAIRPYPSQYAGPWTMKDNSDVTIRPIRPEDEPALARFHESLSERTVYLRFVQMLKLSQRVAHDRLVRICFNDYDREMALVGDRTDPETGQPQIMGVVRLKRAISTNEAEFSILIADAFQGKGLGTEMLRRLLDVARKEKLSAVTADILIDNFIMRHICDKLGFRFTRQQDDPMVKARIDFQ is encoded by the coding sequence CCAGAAAGCTTTCAACGAGATTCAAAAGGCAGTTACTGAAAAAGCTGGAGCGGAGCACTTCGGTGGAGTAACCGTTCAGCCCATGATTAAGTTTGAAGGGTATGAAATCATCCTTGGGAGCAGTATCGACCCTCAGTTCGGACCTGTATTGTTATTCGGGCTTGGCGGACAATTAGTCGAGGTTTTCAAAGACCGAGCTCTCGCCCTCCCGCCTTTGACCACTACCCTGGCCCGCCGAATGATGGAACGAACCAAAATCTATACTGCACTGAAGGGTGTTCGTGGTCGCAAATCGGTCGACATGGATGAACTCGAACAGATAATGGTGCGCTTCGGCCAACTCGTAACAGAACAACCTTGGGTGAAAGAGATCGATATTAACCCGCTGCTTGCAGGTTCAGAAAAGATCGTCGCCCTCGACGCTCGCATTATCGTTCACGATCTTGATGTAACGGAAGCTGAACTGCCAAAACCGGCAATTCGACCCTATCCGTCCCAATACGCCGGCCCATGGACAATGAAAGATAATTCGGATGTTACTATCCGACCCATTCGTCCAGAAGACGAGCCGGCGCTAGCGCGATTCCATGAGAGCTTATCAGAGCGAACGGTTTACCTACGCTTCGTTCAAATGCTCAAGCTCAGTCAACGTGTTGCCCACGACCGCCTCGTTAGGATCTGCTTTAACGACTACGATCGCGAAATGGCGTTAGTCGGTGATCGCACCGACCCTGAAACCGGCCAGCCTCAGATCATGGGCGTAGTAAGGTTGAAAAGAGCGATTTCAACTAACGAAGCGGAGTTCTCAATCCTTATCGCTGATGCATTTCAGGGTAAGGGATTGGGAACAGAGATGCTGCGCAGACTTCTCGATGTCGCCCGTAAGGAGAAGCTATCAGCAGTTACTGCCGATATCCTTATCGATAACTTCATCATGCGCCACATCTGCGACAAACTTGGCTTCCGTTTCACCCGCCAGCAAGACGACCCCATGGTCAAAGCCCGCATCGACTTTCAGTAA
- a CDS encoding uroporphyrinogen decarboxylase family protein codes for MSYELGMRALKLQNPERLGHTEYCSNPALVRAVTGLDPNTDSSAWTKFYEAWQIDFMWNTHDGPIGFSKGRCTDMGHAVFQEGGTDWRDTVHCPFNSVEEVLEFDAVKEYGLMPLDELTEFYEKLLQGQKGSPYINTAGYYNTIVSGAIQIFGWEMLLAAAADQERFEKVLDSIYEITLHHYKAWVKTSKIDAFICHDDMVWSQGAFMHPDFYRKAIFPRYKKLWKVMHDANIPVLFCSDGDFTEFIDDIIEAGADGLIFEPMTSLDYVVEKYGKTKAIFGSKVDCRTLTFGTKEQIKHQVDETLKLAKGCPGFFAAVGNHIPSNVPVDNCLYYFDYLSMNWLR; via the coding sequence ATGAGTTATGAATTAGGAATGAGAGCGCTTAAGCTTCAGAACCCCGAAAGGCTTGGACATACAGAATACTGTTCCAACCCTGCCCTAGTCAGAGCTGTCACAGGATTAGACCCAAATACCGACAGTTCCGCATGGACTAAGTTCTACGAGGCTTGGCAGATTGACTTCATGTGGAACACCCACGACGGCCCAATTGGCTTCTCAAAAGGACGATGCACTGATATGGGCCATGCCGTATTCCAAGAGGGCGGCACTGACTGGCGTGATACTGTTCACTGCCCCTTTAATTCAGTCGAAGAAGTGCTCGAATTCGACGCAGTGAAAGAATACGGGCTTATGCCTCTAGACGAGCTGACTGAATTTTACGAAAAACTTCTCCAGGGACAAAAAGGCTCTCCTTATATTAATACCGCCGGTTATTACAACACAATCGTTTCAGGCGCAATACAGATTTTCGGATGGGAGATGCTGCTAGCGGCGGCGGCTGACCAAGAACGATTCGAAAAAGTCCTCGACAGCATTTATGAAATCACTCTTCATCATTATAAGGCTTGGGTGAAGACTAGTAAAATCGATGCTTTTATCTGCCATGACGACATGGTTTGGAGCCAAGGTGCCTTCATGCACCCCGATTTCTACAGAAAAGCCATCTTCCCTCGCTATAAGAAACTTTGGAAAGTAATGCATGACGCCAATATCCCTGTTCTCTTCTGCTCAGATGGCGATTTCACTGAATTCATCGATGACATCATAGAAGCGGGCGCTGATGGGCTGATTTTTGAACCTATGACTAGTTTGGATTATGTTGTTGAGAAATACGGAAAGACCAAGGCAATCTTCGGCAGCAAGGTAGATTGCAGAACGCTCACTTTCGGCACAAAAGAACAGATTAAGCATCAAGTCGACGAGACGTTGAAGCTGGCAAAGGGATGCCCTGGCTTCTTTGCCGCTGTCGGTAATCACATCCCAAGCAACGTGCCCGTCGATAATTGCTTATATTATTTCGATTACCTTAGCATGAACTGGTTGAGATAG
- a CDS encoding uroporphyrinogen decarboxylase family protein has protein sequence MDRQYYIDLANQGLKMPIGADLILREKPDAEEILVDGEMLGNVLKETAIRFNTPIALPHMDLELEKTSMLTVLGVPLKDIPRYHFSEAPTNEMITELKTAATSKQNPQTKANVEAVAYIANKTDLLPVGMSIGPFSLMTKLLSDPITPIFLAGTGVTFEEDEDVNRVERVLDLAITFILQSITNQIKAGAKIVFIAEPAANKVYLSPKQINHGSDIFDRYVIRYNLMIKKLLNDNGVDLFFHCCGDLIDEMVSKFTQLDPAILNLGSSRKLWEDASRVPKTTVLFGNLPTKQFYSDNLITLDDVKKLACEITNNMKQACHPFILGSECDVLCVPGCEKTIKDKVSAFMNICENGCSN, from the coding sequence TTGGATAGGCAGTATTACATTGATTTAGCAAACCAAGGACTAAAAATGCCAATCGGGGCTGACCTCATACTTCGAGAAAAACCCGATGCTGAAGAAATATTGGTAGATGGCGAGATGCTAGGTAACGTGTTAAAAGAAACAGCGATACGCTTCAATACCCCCATTGCGCTTCCTCACATGGATCTTGAGCTTGAAAAGACATCCATGTTGACGGTTTTAGGTGTTCCATTGAAAGATATCCCAAGATATCATTTTAGTGAAGCTCCGACAAATGAAATGATTACTGAGTTAAAAACTGCCGCTACGAGCAAACAGAATCCTCAAACTAAAGCCAATGTTGAAGCCGTTGCCTATATTGCCAACAAAACTGACCTTCTACCTGTTGGGATGAGCATCGGTCCGTTTTCTTTAATGACAAAACTTTTAAGTGACCCCATCACCCCCATATTCCTCGCAGGCACTGGTGTAACTTTTGAGGAGGATGAGGATGTCAATCGAGTTGAAAGGGTACTGGATTTAGCAATCACTTTTATCCTTCAGTCGATCACCAATCAGATTAAGGCCGGTGCTAAGATCGTTTTTATTGCTGAACCTGCTGCCAACAAAGTGTATTTATCTCCTAAGCAGATTAATCATGGCTCCGACATTTTCGATCGCTACGTCATTAGGTATAACTTAATGATTAAAAAGCTTTTGAACGATAATGGTGTTGACCTGTTCTTCCACTGTTGTGGTGACTTAATCGACGAGATGGTAAGCAAATTCACTCAGCTAGACCCTGCGATTTTGAACTTGGGTAGTTCACGTAAGCTGTGGGAAGATGCCTCTCGCGTACCTAAGACTACCGTTCTGTTTGGCAACCTTCCAACTAAACAGTTTTACTCCGATAACTTGATTACACTTGATGATGTGAAGAAGCTTGCTTGCGAGATTACTAATAACATGAAACAAGCCTGTCACCCATTCATCTTAGGTTCTGAATGTGACGTACTTTGTGTTCCCGGATGTGAAAAGACCATAAAAGACAAAGTATCCGCTTTCATGAACATCTGCGAAAACGGTTGCAGCAATTAG
- a CDS encoding homocysteine S-methyltransferase family protein, with amino-acid sequence MEKLLSKTPIVTDGAWGTELQQRGLLAGECPDGWNLTHPELVEQVASAYVEAGSRIILTNTFGANRITLARHHLAERAQEINRIGAEISRKAAGSRAFVFASVGPTGKFLLMGDIEEDEMRSVFTEQIEALAKGGAHGVVVETMSDLDETAIAVSVAHELGLTVVASMVFDSGKDNDRTMMGATPEQVCERLAEAGADVIGANCGQGIEKYVPICSRLHQATNLPIWIKANAGLPQLVDGKTVFRSSVDSFVSYVPELVKAGASFIGGCCGTSPEFISATVKALGG; translated from the coding sequence ATGGAAAAACTACTAAGTAAAACTCCAATCGTAACCGATGGAGCTTGGGGGACGGAACTTCAGCAAAGAGGCTTATTGGCTGGGGAATGCCCGGATGGGTGGAATTTAACACATCCTGAACTGGTCGAACAGGTGGCCTCCGCATATGTTGAAGCCGGAAGCCGCATCATTCTCACCAACACCTTCGGAGCAAACCGAATAACTCTGGCACGTCACCATCTGGCTGAACGCGCGCAAGAAATCAACCGAATAGGTGCTGAAATATCGCGAAAAGCGGCGGGAAGCCGCGCATTTGTCTTTGCATCAGTCGGCCCTACCGGTAAGTTCCTTCTTATGGGTGATATTGAAGAAGATGAGATGCGCTCTGTCTTCACCGAACAGATTGAAGCCCTCGCTAAAGGGGGAGCGCACGGAGTCGTCGTTGAAACCATGAGCGATCTGGATGAAACAGCGATTGCAGTATCGGTGGCTCATGAATTGGGATTAACGGTTGTTGCTAGCATGGTATTTGATTCCGGCAAAGATAACGACCGAACGATGATGGGAGCAACCCCTGAGCAAGTTTGCGAACGCTTAGCAGAAGCAGGCGCAGATGTGATAGGCGCAAACTGCGGCCAGGGTATCGAAAAGTATGTCCCCATTTGTTCCCGATTGCACCAAGCGACAAATCTCCCCATTTGGATTAAAGCGAACGCAGGATTGCCGCAATTAGTTGACGGAAAAACAGTTTTTCGCTCATCCGTGGATAGCTTCGTATCGTATGTGCCGGAACTTGTTAAGGCAGGCGCTAGCTTTATCGGCGGGTGTTGCGGAACTAGCCCTGAGTTCATAAGCGCTACAGTTAAAGCCTTAGGAGGTTAG
- a CDS encoding uroporphyrinogen decarboxylase family protein, translating to MTGRERILALIEGKPIDHLPFMPITMTFASKRIGVRYQDYATNYKVQTDGQILVAEDFIIDYVSTISDPACEAADTGAKVVFFPDQPPAIEESSALLSDMSKLDKLIIPNPYGGGRMHNRLNAIALMKKQVGYSKLIEGWIEGPCAEGADLRGINTLMTDFYDEAEFVHQLFEFVVEMELKFAEAQLAMGADIIGIGDAAASLVGPKIYNDFVWQYEKKLVDGIHALGGLVRLHICGDTRPLLEGMGGLGCEIVDLDYITPVSEGRDKMGPSQVISGNIDPVRTLKDGTPESVYEAVAECHKQAGNRFIVAAGCEVPRDTPPENLHAMLDYAKEHTP from the coding sequence ATGACCGGACGAGAGCGCATTCTCGCATTGATCGAAGGCAAGCCGATAGACCACCTGCCCTTCATGCCGATTACGATGACCTTCGCGTCAAAGAGAATTGGCGTAAGGTATCAGGACTATGCAACCAATTATAAGGTGCAAACCGATGGTCAAATATTAGTAGCTGAAGACTTCATAATAGACTACGTGAGTACTATCTCCGATCCTGCTTGCGAAGCTGCTGATACAGGCGCCAAGGTGGTCTTCTTTCCCGATCAACCTCCTGCGATCGAAGAGTCCTCGGCGTTACTTTCCGACATGAGCAAGCTGGACAAGCTAATAATCCCTAATCCCTACGGCGGAGGGAGAATGCACAACCGCCTAAATGCGATTGCGCTCATGAAAAAACAAGTTGGCTATAGCAAACTAATTGAAGGATGGATAGAAGGCCCCTGCGCTGAAGGAGCAGATTTAAGGGGCATCAATACTCTAATGACCGATTTCTACGATGAAGCTGAATTCGTTCACCAATTATTCGAGTTCGTTGTAGAAATGGAGCTAAAGTTTGCCGAAGCGCAACTAGCTATGGGCGCGGATATAATCGGCATCGGTGACGCCGCCGCTTCATTAGTGGGGCCGAAGATTTATAACGATTTTGTCTGGCAATACGAAAAGAAGCTAGTTGATGGCATTCATGCGCTTGGCGGATTGGTTCGGTTGCATATCTGCGGCGATACTCGTCCTCTTCTTGAAGGCATGGGAGGATTAGGCTGCGAGATTGTGGATTTAGATTATATTACCCCCGTCTCTGAAGGCAGAGATAAAATGGGACCAAGCCAAGTCATCAGTGGCAACATCGATCCCGTTCGAACGCTCAAAGACGGAACACCCGAAAGCGTCTACGAAGCAGTTGCCGAATGCCACAAGCAAGCAGGAAACCGATTTATTGTAGCCGCAGGTTGTGAAGTACCAAGAGATACCCCACCAGAGAACCTTCATGCCATGCTGGATTATGCCAAAGAGCACACACCATAA
- a CDS encoding uroporphyrinogen decarboxylase family protein, which produces MSATSRELMYQALNFENPYRAPRDHWTLPIAANTYPNELKEISEAFPGDIQGISGHLSQQSPITSGHPYLKGEYVDDWGAKFITIQDGIHGEVKKPLIKEWSSDVPKVHIPREWQTINMEAVNRDCATTNKFTMAGVCPRPFEQLQFLRGSADLMADLMDPEPEMLAFIQDMHNFYCETLTLWAKTDIDSLQFMDDWGAQSALLVSPALWRHYFKPMYRDFAQIVHSAGKKIFMHSDGHILSIYPDLIEIGIDALNSQLFCMGIENLKPFAGKITFWGEIDRQHLLPNGTVNDIDQAVTKVYENLWHNGGCIAQCEFGPGGKPENVLQVYESWDRLTIGDKK; this is translated from the coding sequence TTGAGCGCAACATCGAGAGAATTAATGTACCAAGCCTTGAACTTCGAGAACCCCTACCGTGCGCCACGCGACCACTGGACTTTGCCGATTGCAGCAAATACTTATCCTAATGAGCTTAAAGAGATTTCTGAAGCCTTTCCAGGAGACATTCAGGGAATTAGCGGGCACCTGTCGCAACAATCTCCGATCACCAGTGGACACCCTTACCTCAAAGGTGAGTATGTAGATGATTGGGGCGCAAAGTTTATCACAATCCAAGACGGTATCCACGGTGAGGTCAAAAAACCGCTTATCAAAGAGTGGTCATCCGATGTGCCTAAAGTCCATATCCCGCGAGAGTGGCAGACTATCAATATGGAAGCTGTAAACCGAGATTGTGCAACGACGAATAAGTTCACGATGGCAGGAGTATGCCCGCGTCCCTTCGAACAGCTTCAATTTCTTCGCGGGTCGGCTGACCTAATGGCTGATTTAATGGACCCGGAACCTGAGATGCTAGCATTCATACAGGATATGCATAACTTTTATTGCGAAACGCTTACGCTATGGGCAAAGACGGATATTGACAGTCTGCAGTTTATGGACGACTGGGGAGCACAAAGCGCCCTTCTTGTCTCCCCTGCCCTCTGGCGGCATTATTTTAAACCTATGTACCGTGACTTTGCTCAGATCGTCCATTCAGCAGGCAAAAAGATATTCATGCACTCTGACGGTCATATTTTAAGCATTTATCCCGACCTGATCGAGATTGGAATTGATGCCCTTAACAGCCAACTCTTCTGCATGGGCATCGAAAATCTAAAGCCCTTTGCGGGCAAGATTACTTTTTGGGGTGAAATCGATCGGCAACACCTGCTGCCTAACGGAACCGTAAACGACATTGACCAAGCCGTAACCAAGGTGTACGAGAATCTGTGGCACAACGGTGGTTGCATCGCCCAATGTGAATTCGGGCCTGGGGGAAAGCCAGAGAATGTGCTCCAGGTCTACGAAAGTTGGGACAGATTGACGATAGGAGACAAGAAATGA